A single genomic interval of Arthrobacter methylotrophus harbors:
- a CDS encoding sugar phosphate isomerase/epimerase: MTENKLIIGTAPDSWGVWFPDDPQQTPWVRFLDEVAESGYKWIELGPYGYLPNDPTRLVEELKQRDLKVTAGTVFTAFHRGLDQWETAWEPARKVAELTAAMGGEHIVVIPAMWRDDVTGEAVESGELSQEQWNDLFAGHNRMGKVLLEDFGLKQQFHPHADSHVGAQADIEHLLAETDLQYLNLCLDTGHAEYCGASSLELIKNYPDRIGYLHLKQINPDVLARVNEENMTWAAANLAGVMTEPPNGLPDLCAVIEAVEGLNRPIFGIVEQDMYPVAFDVPMPIAKRTRNYLLSCGSRTAVN, translated from the coding sequence ATGACAGAGAACAAACTCATCATCGGCACAGCCCCGGACTCCTGGGGTGTTTGGTTTCCGGACGATCCCCAGCAGACCCCTTGGGTCCGATTCCTGGATGAAGTGGCCGAGTCCGGCTACAAATGGATCGAACTTGGCCCCTATGGCTACTTGCCGAACGATCCCACCCGCCTCGTCGAGGAACTCAAGCAGCGCGACCTCAAGGTCACGGCGGGAACGGTCTTCACGGCCTTTCACCGCGGCTTGGACCAGTGGGAAACAGCATGGGAGCCGGCACGCAAGGTCGCCGAACTGACCGCAGCCATGGGCGGCGAACACATCGTGGTCATTCCGGCCATGTGGCGCGACGACGTCACCGGCGAGGCCGTAGAGAGCGGCGAATTGTCGCAGGAACAATGGAACGACCTGTTCGCGGGCCACAACCGTATGGGCAAGGTGCTGCTGGAGGACTTCGGCCTGAAGCAGCAATTCCACCCCCACGCAGATTCCCACGTGGGCGCCCAGGCGGATATCGAGCACCTGCTCGCCGAAACCGATCTTCAGTACCTGAACCTGTGCCTTGACACCGGACACGCGGAATACTGCGGAGCGTCCAGCCTGGAACTGATCAAGAACTACCCGGACCGCATCGGCTACCTGCACCTGAAGCAGATCAACCCGGATGTGCTGGCCCGGGTCAACGAGGAAAACATGACCTGGGCGGCAGCCAACCTGGCCGGCGTCATGACCGAACCGCCGAACGGCCTCCCTGACCTGTGTGCAGTCATCGAAGCCGTTGAAGGACTCAACCGTCCGATCTTCGGCATTGTGGAACAGGACATGTACCCCGTGGCCTTCGACGTTCCCATGCCCATCGCCAAGCGCACCCGAAACTACCTGCTCTCGTGCGGCTCCCGCACGGCCGTCAACTAA
- a CDS encoding CoA-acylating methylmalonate-semialdehyde dehydrogenase — protein sequence MSTTTTLTTIKHFINGVETAGEGDRSQPVYNPATGAVSAELRLANRADLDATVAAAKAASEKWGDFSLAKRTAVLFTFRELVASHIDELAALITAEHGKVLSDAKGEIGRGLEVIEFACGIPTLLKGDYSDQVSTGIDVFSFREPLGVVAGITPFNFPVMVPLWMAPMAIATGNAFILKPSERDPSASMLLAKLWKQAGLPDGVFQVLHGDKETVDGLLTHPDVDGISFVGSTPIAQYVHETATKHGKRVQALGGAKNHAIIMPDADLDNAADHLAAAAFGSAGERCMAISVAVAVGDAADLLVKKVEERALDVKVKNGTEPDAEMGPVITPASKERIVRIVTEAEAAGAAMVVDGRDLVVPGHEDGFWVGPTVIDHVKTEMTAYTEEIFGPVLVVVRVDELDEGIKLINANPYGNGTAIFTSSGANARKFQRSVTVGMVGINVPLPVPVAYHSFGGWKASLFGDKHIYGPEGVSFYTRGKVVTSRWPEPTHASGASYNFPSN from the coding sequence ATGTCGACGACGACCACCCTGACCACCATCAAGCATTTCATCAACGGTGTTGAAACCGCAGGCGAAGGCGACCGCAGCCAGCCCGTCTACAACCCGGCAACCGGCGCAGTCTCCGCCGAGCTGCGGCTCGCGAACCGCGCCGACCTGGACGCCACGGTCGCCGCAGCGAAGGCCGCCAGCGAAAAATGGGGCGATTTCTCCCTGGCCAAGCGCACCGCGGTCCTCTTCACGTTCCGTGAGCTCGTCGCCTCGCACATCGACGAACTCGCTGCACTGATCACGGCGGAGCACGGCAAGGTCCTCTCCGATGCGAAGGGCGAGATCGGCCGCGGCCTGGAAGTCATCGAATTCGCGTGCGGTATTCCGACCCTGCTCAAGGGCGACTACTCGGACCAGGTCTCCACCGGGATCGATGTGTTCTCCTTCCGCGAGCCGCTCGGAGTCGTGGCCGGCATCACCCCGTTCAACTTCCCCGTCATGGTGCCTTTGTGGATGGCACCGATGGCGATCGCCACCGGCAACGCGTTCATCCTCAAGCCCTCCGAACGCGACCCCTCCGCGTCCATGCTGCTGGCGAAGCTGTGGAAGCAGGCCGGACTGCCCGACGGCGTCTTCCAGGTCCTGCACGGCGACAAGGAAACCGTCGACGGGCTCCTGACCCACCCGGACGTGGACGGCATCTCCTTCGTCGGCTCCACCCCGATCGCCCAGTACGTCCACGAAACCGCCACCAAGCACGGCAAGCGGGTCCAGGCCCTGGGCGGCGCGAAGAACCATGCGATCATCATGCCCGACGCCGATCTCGACAACGCGGCCGACCACCTGGCCGCCGCCGCGTTCGGTTCCGCCGGTGAACGCTGCATGGCCATCTCGGTTGCGGTCGCCGTCGGGGACGCCGCCGATCTGCTGGTCAAGAAGGTCGAAGAACGCGCCCTGGACGTGAAGGTCAAGAACGGCACCGAGCCCGACGCCGAGATGGGCCCGGTCATCACCCCGGCCTCCAAAGAACGCATCGTCCGGATCGTCACCGAAGCCGAAGCCGCCGGTGCCGCGATGGTGGTGGACGGCCGTGACCTGGTGGTTCCAGGCCATGAGGATGGCTTCTGGGTCGGTCCCACCGTGATCGACCACGTCAAGACCGAAATGACCGCCTACACCGAGGAAATCTTCGGACCCGTACTGGTCGTGGTGCGGGTGGATGAACTGGACGAAGGCATCAAGCTCATCAACGCCAATCCCTACGGCAACGGCACCGCGATCTTCACTTCCTCGGGTGCGAACGCGCGCAAGTTCCAGCGCTCCGTCACGGTGGGCATGGTCGGTATCAACGTGCCCCTGCCGGTACCGGTGGCCTACCACTCCTTCGGGGGCTGGAAAGCCTCGCTCTTCGGTGACAAGCACATCTATGGTCCGGAGGGCGTCTCCTTCTATACCCGAGGCAAGGTGGTCACCTCCCGCTGGCCCGAACCGACCCACGCTTCCGGCGCCTCCTACAACTTCCCCTCCAACTAG
- the iolD gene encoding 3D-(3,5/4)-trihydroxycyclohexane-1,2-dione acylhydrolase (decyclizing), which translates to MTVAQAVVEFLSKQYTVDTVGGSGYRERLIPGTFGIFGHGNVAGVGQALKQYQQLDPSIMPYYQGRNEQAQSHQAVGYARHTRRRQTFAISTSIGPGSSNLLTGAALATTNRLPVLLLPSDTFATRAADPVLQQLELPYAYDITVNDAFRPLSKFFDRVSRPEQLFSAFHHGLRVLTDPAETGAVTISLPQDVQAEALDVPEEFLTEREWRIRRPEADDDDIRRAAEAIRAAKRPLIIAGGGVLYAFANEELATFAELTGIPVGNTQAGVGVLPWDHKFSLGAIGSTGTTAANAIAAEADLIIGIGTRYEDFTTASRTAFQNPDVKFVNINVAAIDAYKHGTRLPIVADARKALVKLNQSLGGYRVGADLEQKIAAEKERWNAIVDEAFDNRHTPLPAQNEIIGATNRAMDASDVVICAAGSLPGDLHKMWRVRDPFGYHVEYAYSCMGYEIPGGLGVKRAALAEAAAGGEDAMVRDVVVMVGDGSYLMMHTELVTAVAERIKLIVVLIQNHGYASIGSLSESLGSQRFGTQYRVLDKEQHSFDAGQNLPIDLALNAESLGAKVIRIEPGEKVIAELEQAIRDAKTAPEDSGPIVIHVESDPLLDAPSSESWWDVPVSEVSELESTQQAYRTYTDHKNRQRKLLG; encoded by the coding sequence ATGACAGTCGCCCAGGCGGTGGTCGAGTTCCTCTCCAAGCAGTACACGGTGGACACCGTGGGCGGGAGTGGGTACCGGGAACGACTGATCCCTGGCACGTTCGGGATCTTCGGGCACGGCAATGTCGCCGGAGTGGGCCAGGCCCTCAAGCAGTACCAGCAGCTTGACCCGAGCATCATGCCGTACTACCAGGGCCGCAACGAGCAGGCCCAGTCGCACCAAGCTGTCGGCTATGCCAGGCACACGCGTCGCCGCCAGACGTTCGCGATCAGCACCTCGATCGGTCCGGGCTCCTCGAACTTGCTGACGGGCGCGGCGCTGGCCACCACCAACCGGCTGCCGGTCCTCTTGCTGCCGTCCGATACCTTCGCCACCCGTGCGGCGGATCCCGTGCTGCAGCAGCTCGAGTTGCCCTACGCCTACGACATCACGGTCAACGACGCTTTCCGTCCCCTCTCGAAGTTCTTCGACCGGGTCTCCCGGCCAGAGCAGCTGTTCTCCGCGTTCCACCACGGACTGCGTGTCCTGACGGACCCGGCCGAGACCGGCGCGGTGACCATTTCGCTGCCGCAGGACGTCCAGGCCGAGGCCTTGGACGTCCCGGAGGAGTTCCTCACCGAGCGTGAATGGCGGATCCGCCGCCCCGAAGCCGACGACGACGACATCCGCCGCGCCGCCGAGGCCATCCGTGCCGCGAAACGGCCATTGATCATTGCAGGCGGCGGTGTCCTTTATGCCTTCGCCAACGAAGAACTCGCCACGTTCGCCGAACTGACCGGCATCCCGGTGGGCAACACCCAGGCCGGCGTCGGCGTCCTTCCGTGGGACCACAAGTTCTCCCTCGGAGCCATCGGCTCCACGGGCACGACGGCGGCGAACGCCATCGCTGCCGAGGCTGACTTGATCATCGGCATCGGTACCCGTTACGAGGACTTCACGACGGCGTCGCGCACTGCTTTCCAGAACCCCGACGTGAAGTTCGTGAACATCAATGTGGCCGCGATCGACGCGTACAAGCACGGCACCAGGCTGCCGATCGTCGCCGACGCCCGCAAGGCCCTCGTCAAGCTGAACCAGTCGCTCGGCGGCTACCGTGTCGGCGCGGACCTCGAGCAGAAGATCGCGGCGGAGAAGGAGCGCTGGAACGCCATCGTGGACGAAGCCTTCGACAACCGCCACACACCCCTGCCGGCACAGAACGAGATCATCGGCGCTACCAACCGGGCCATGGACGCCTCCGACGTCGTCATCTGCGCCGCGGGTTCCCTGCCCGGTGATCTGCATAAGATGTGGCGCGTCCGCGACCCCTTCGGCTACCACGTGGAATATGCCTACTCCTGCATGGGCTACGAGATTCCCGGTGGCTTGGGCGTGAAGCGCGCGGCCCTGGCCGAGGCGGCAGCGGGCGGCGAGGATGCAATGGTACGGGACGTGGTCGTCATGGTGGGGGACGGCTCCTACCTGATGATGCACACCGAACTGGTCACCGCCGTCGCCGAACGCATCAAGCTGATCGTGGTCCTGATCCAGAACCACGGCTACGCCTCCATCGGCTCGCTCTCCGAGTCCCTGGGTTCGCAGCGTTTCGGTACGCAGTACCGCGTGCTGGACAAGGAACAGCATTCCTTCGACGCCGGCCAGAACCTGCCGATCGATCTTGCCCTCAACGCCGAAAGCCTCGGCGCCAAGGTGATCCGGATCGAACCGGGAGAGAAGGTCATCGCCGAACTCGAACAGGCCATCCGTGATGCGAAAACGGCACCGGAGGACAGCGGGCCGATCGTCATCCACGTCGAATCGGACCCCCTGCTGGACGCCCCAAGCTCCGAATCCTGGTGGGATGTTCCCGTCTCCGAGGTCTCCGAACTCGAGTCCACGCAGCAGGCCTACCGGACGTACACAGACCACAAAAACCGCCAGCGCAAGCTGCTCGGCTAG
- a CDS encoding Cgl0159 family (beta/alpha)8-fold protein — MSFNDDPRRYEHLSAIRLEDPDAVARAAAARRRHPGLKYGTQNFIVAADHPARGALSVGADPVAMADRRELLDRLQIALANPAVDGVLASPDIMDDLLLLGALEGKLVFGSMNRGGLAGLVNEIDDRFTGHTAAALDALGADGGKMLTRICLGDPDTASILEATAKAVDSLAARKLIAMVEPFLSIRQANGTVRNDLSPDAVIKSIAIAQGLGSTSAYTWMKLPVVAEMDRVMAATTLPTVLLGGDPDAGQDEVFASWQAALALPGVQGLTVGRTLLYPQDGDVAGAVATAASLLKTTELLKTPAKVSE, encoded by the coding sequence TTGAGCTTCAATGACGACCCCCGCCGTTATGAGCACTTGAGTGCCATCCGGCTCGAAGATCCCGACGCCGTTGCCCGCGCCGCCGCTGCACGGCGCCGCCACCCGGGGCTGAAGTACGGGACCCAGAACTTCATCGTGGCCGCCGACCACCCGGCCCGCGGCGCACTGAGCGTCGGTGCAGACCCGGTGGCCATGGCGGATCGCCGGGAACTTTTGGACCGTTTGCAGATCGCCTTGGCGAACCCCGCCGTCGACGGCGTCCTCGCGAGCCCGGACATCATGGACGACCTGTTGCTCCTCGGCGCGCTCGAGGGCAAGCTCGTCTTCGGTTCGATGAACCGCGGCGGCCTCGCCGGCCTGGTCAACGAAATCGACGATCGCTTCACTGGCCACACCGCAGCCGCCCTGGACGCTCTCGGCGCCGACGGCGGCAAGATGCTCACCCGGATTTGCCTCGGGGACCCGGATACGGCGTCGATCTTGGAAGCCACCGCCAAGGCCGTGGACTCCCTGGCCGCGCGCAAGCTCATCGCCATGGTGGAACCGTTCCTGTCCATCCGCCAGGCAAACGGCACGGTACGCAACGATCTTTCCCCGGACGCCGTGATCAAGTCGATTGCAATAGCGCAGGGCCTCGGTTCCACGAGCGCCTACACCTGGATGAAGCTCCCGGTCGTGGCTGAGATGGATCGCGTCATGGCGGCCACCACGTTGCCCACGGTCCTGTTGGGCGGAGATCCGGATGCGGGCCAGGACGAGGTCTTTGCCAGTTGGCAGGCCGCGCTTGCCCTGCCGGGAGTCCAGGGATTGACTGTGGGACGGACCCTTTTGTACCCGCAGGACGGAGACGTGGCCGGGGCCGTTGCCACCGCCGCTTCGCTCTTGAAGACGACAGAACTGCTGAAGACACCTGCGAAAGTATCGGAGTAA
- the iolC gene encoding 5-dehydro-2-deoxygluconokinase, whose protein sequence is MTHELLTIGRISVDIYPNDIGVGLEDVRSFGKYLGGSPSNVAVAAARHGRRSGVITRTGDDPFGIYLHRELRKFKVDDAFVTPVPGLQTPATFCAIQPPHDFPLYFYGRFPTAPDLQIKAEELDLEAIRNAGIFWSTVTGLCQEPSRSAHLAAHEARPRTGLSEGQYTILDLDYRPMFWASEDEARAEVAKILPHVTVAIGNDKECAVAVGEGTPDEQADRLLAAGVEIAVVKLGPEGVMAKTRTERVVSAPVPVETVNGLGAGDSFGGAFCHGLLSRWPLAQVLDYANAAGAIVASRLSCADAMPTPEEVTSLLAERAPLTPAGPDTATSHAAVSEGATR, encoded by the coding sequence GTGACCCACGAACTACTCACAATCGGGCGCATCAGCGTTGATATCTACCCGAACGACATCGGTGTGGGACTGGAGGATGTGCGCTCTTTCGGCAAGTACCTTGGCGGCTCGCCCTCCAATGTGGCCGTAGCTGCCGCCCGCCACGGCCGCCGTTCCGGGGTCATTACTCGCACGGGCGATGACCCTTTCGGCATCTACTTGCACCGAGAGCTTCGCAAATTCAAGGTCGACGACGCGTTCGTCACCCCGGTGCCGGGCCTTCAAACCCCTGCCACGTTCTGCGCGATCCAGCCCCCGCACGACTTCCCGCTGTACTTCTACGGCCGCTTCCCGACAGCGCCGGACCTGCAGATCAAAGCCGAGGAATTGGACCTCGAAGCCATCAGGAACGCCGGCATCTTCTGGTCCACCGTCACCGGCCTGTGCCAGGAACCCAGCCGTTCCGCCCACCTCGCGGCCCACGAAGCCCGGCCCCGCACCGGCCTGAGCGAGGGCCAGTACACCATCCTGGACCTGGACTACCGGCCGATGTTCTGGGCTTCCGAGGACGAAGCCCGCGCGGAGGTCGCCAAAATCCTGCCGCATGTCACGGTAGCAATCGGCAACGACAAGGAATGTGCCGTCGCAGTTGGTGAAGGCACACCGGACGAGCAGGCAGACCGGCTCCTGGCCGCGGGGGTCGAGATCGCCGTCGTCAAGCTCGGCCCCGAAGGTGTCATGGCCAAGACCCGCACTGAACGCGTTGTCTCCGCGCCGGTCCCCGTGGAGACCGTCAACGGCCTGGGCGCCGGTGACTCCTTTGGCGGGGCATTCTGCCACGGACTGTTGTCCCGCTGGCCGCTGGCACAGGTTCTGGATTATGCCAACGCCGCAGGCGCGATCGTCGCCTCCCGTCTCTCGTGCGCCGACGCGATGCCGACGCCGGAGGAGGTCACTTCGTTGCTCGCCGAACGCGCGCCCCTGACGCCTGCCGGCCCCGATACAGCAACTTCACACGCAGCAGTCTCCGAAGGAGCAACACGTTGA
- a CDS encoding tautomerase family protein, translated as MPFVRIDVNEGRTPGQLGELSQRIHAAILAEYGIPERDYFHLITEHPAGQIIAQDAGLGFERTSGVVMIQIFTQGGRSREAKQSLFAAIAARLADIGVAGEDVFLGYVENAAEDWSFGFGRAQYVTGELAVPAR; from the coding sequence ATGCCCTTCGTACGCATTGATGTCAATGAAGGCCGCACCCCCGGGCAGCTCGGCGAACTCAGCCAGCGAATCCATGCCGCTATCCTTGCCGAGTATGGCATCCCCGAGCGGGATTACTTTCACCTCATCACCGAGCATCCCGCCGGTCAGATCATCGCCCAGGATGCCGGACTTGGTTTCGAGCGGACGTCCGGAGTGGTGATGATCCAGATATTCACTCAGGGTGGACGCAGTCGCGAAGCCAAGCAGTCCTTGTTCGCCGCCATCGCCGCCCGGCTCGCCGACATTGGCGTGGCCGGCGAGGACGTCTTCCTGGGGTACGTGGAAAACGCGGCCGAAGACTGGTCCTTCGGCTTTGGTCGCGCCCAATATGTCACTGGCGAGCTTGCCGTTCCCGCCCGGTAA
- the sucD gene encoding succinate--CoA ligase subunit alpha codes for MSIYLNKDSKVIVQGITGGEGTKHTSLMLKAGTNIVGGVNARKAGTTVLHGDKEITVFGTVKEAIAETGADVSIVFVPPAFTKAAVVEAIEAGIGLVVVITEGVPVQDSAEFWALAQATVDADGKQITRIIGPNCPGIITPGEALVGITPANITGKGPIGLVSKSGTLTYQMMYELRDLGFSTAIGIGGDPVIGTTHIDALAAFEADPETKAIVMIGEIGGDAEERAADFIKANVTKPVVGYVAGFTAPEGKTMGHAGAIVSGSAGTAQAKKEALEAAGVKVGKTPSETAKLLREVFATL; via the coding sequence ATGTCTATTTATCTGAACAAGGACTCCAAGGTCATCGTCCAGGGCATCACCGGTGGCGAAGGTACCAAGCACACCTCCCTGATGCTCAAGGCCGGCACCAACATCGTCGGTGGCGTCAACGCCCGCAAGGCCGGCACCACGGTGCTGCACGGAGACAAGGAAATCACCGTCTTCGGCACCGTCAAGGAAGCCATTGCGGAGACTGGCGCCGACGTTTCGATCGTCTTCGTTCCGCCGGCGTTCACCAAGGCCGCCGTCGTTGAAGCCATCGAAGCAGGCATTGGCCTGGTTGTTGTCATCACCGAAGGCGTGCCGGTTCAGGATTCCGCTGAGTTCTGGGCACTCGCCCAGGCCACGGTGGACGCCGACGGCAAGCAGATCACCCGCATCATCGGCCCGAACTGCCCCGGCATCATCACCCCGGGCGAAGCCCTGGTTGGCATCACCCCGGCAAACATCACGGGCAAGGGCCCTATCGGCTTGGTCTCCAAGTCCGGCACCTTGACTTACCAGATGATGTACGAACTGCGGGACCTCGGCTTCTCTACCGCCATCGGCATCGGTGGCGACCCCGTCATCGGCACCACCCACATCGACGCCCTGGCTGCGTTCGAGGCTGACCCGGAGACCAAGGCAATCGTCATGATCGGCGAAATCGGTGGCGACGCTGAAGAGCGCGCAGCCGACTTCATCAAGGCCAACGTCACCAAGCCGGTTGTCGGCTACGTTGCAGGCTTCACCGCTCCCGAGGGCAAGACCATGGGCCACGCAGGCGCCATTGTCTCCGGCTCCGCCGGCACTGCGCAGGCGAAGAAGGAAGCTCTCGAAGCTGCAGGCGTGAAGGTCGGCAAGACGCCGTCCGAGACCGCCAAGCTGCTCCGCGAGGTCTTCGCAACCCTCTAG